A region of the Arenibacter antarcticus genome:
AATTTGGATAGAAAGTTTATTGTTTTCCGTGGAATATTCTTTAGTATTTTTTGTAATTATATTGGTAAGGTTAACTTGGTACCCGTTTGTGTTTTCTGATTCGGTCCACTGAAAAAGGACTTCACTTTGCGTTTCAGATAGTATTTCCCCTTCTATACATTCGGAAGCATTTTCTGGAAAAATCAGTTGAGCTTTACCCGGTGTAGGTTCTATATTGGTAATTTCATCGTTGTTGCTATCACATGAAATAATCAAGAGAATAAATACTATTGGAATTATTAGTGATTTCATTGCTTTATTATTTTATGAGAAACGATTGTTTTTCCATTATCTACAAATAAATAATAAACTCCTGAAGGAAGATATGAAGTTTGAATATGTACTTTTTCATTAAGATAGTGGGACGTATCAGATAAGATTAATACTCCCATGGAAGAATATATGGATGTTTTCACCACATTGGAGGTGTCATCTATGGAGTTTATTGTTATATCATCCCTAAATGGATTTGGATATACATAGGAACTGTTTGCTGAAAAAGTTTTCTCAAAAGTACCCTGGCAGTAATTATCGGTAGATACTTGGACAACATTTAAACTTCCCGTCATTCTCAATTGATACAGGTTTTCTTCTGTAATGACTTTTTGGCCATTATGGATAATATTGTATTGTTGGCCGCCACTCATTTTTAAGGTAAGTACGTTATTTCTTTTATCTAGGGTGGAGGTTACCAACAGGTTTTCGGGTTTGGTAATTGTAATCTGGGAACATAGTTGAAAATCAGGGTAAGCTTCTGCTGATAAGCAAACTTTGTATCCGCCTGCTTTTAGATTATCTATCTCTAGATTTTCCTTAAAGTTATAGTTGTTATTGATGTCATTACCAATAAGGTTGACGGTAGTCGCTATTTCAGAGTCCTTGGATAAAATGGATATTGATCCGTTATCGGAGCTTATACAGCTGAGCCCAGTAGCGGAAATAATATAATTATCCATTGGAATAGTCGGAATAGTTGAAATTGTACAACCCTTATCATCCACAACAGTAGCGGGTGGAGTGTTGGGGCATTCGTCAATATCATCGGGAACACCATCGTTATCTGTATCCTCAATTAATGGAGCTACATTAATTTGTAACGTTTTTATACAGCCTTCTTCAGAAGTGAATGTGTAAATTCCTGCTTGTGAAATAGCAATATTTGAAATAGTGTGGTTACCAGATACTACAGTATTATCAACTAGCTGAATGGAGAAAGTTATATTTGGCGAAACACTTAAAATAAGTTCCGCTCCTTCTTGAACAGTAATTTCCTGCTCCCCTGTTTGTAGTATCCCATCAACGGTATATACTGGCTCAAAACTGTTGATGATACAATTTATTTCGACTCCCCAAAGTGCCAAGTTCTTGGTATCTATAGATCCTGCGCTATTGAAATTACCTGCTGTGTAGAGTTGGGATTTTTCCGTGTTGAAGGCCAGAGCGTTTACTTGGTTGTCCACTCCCACGGCAGTCCCTTCTCCCATTGCCTCCCAGCCTTGGCCAACACTCCATCTTGCCATGCCGTTCATTATTTTGTCAATATTCCCGTTGTCTGAAGCGGTCTGGAAATTCCCGGCTGCATAGAGGTAGGTGTCGTCATGCTGCATGGCGTTGACGTTACCGCTGAGTCCTGTTCCCATGGCCTCCCATTGTAAGGAGTTACGGTTCCATCGGGCAATTCTGTTGACGGTGGCGCCTCCTGCTATGGCGAAGTTCCCCCCGGCATAGATATGGGTAGGTGTAATGTTTATAGCCTGTACAAAGCCGCTTGTGCCGGCTCCTAGGCTAGACCAATGGGTCCCGTTCCATACGGCTATCCTTGGTGCATTATTACCTCCTGCGGCATCAAAATTACCTCCTATGTAGACATCGCCATTTTGATCTATAGAAATGGCGCGTATTTCATTGTTGGTTCCAGCTATTCCAGTTGTTGTGTCCTGTAATGGGACCCATGCCCCGCTTGTCCATACCGCAATATTGTTTACAGTGCTGTTGTCTGCTGTCTCGAAGGTACCCCCTATATAAGTCTTTCCATCGGCAGTAAGGTTTATGGCCGCTACTGGCCCATTGGTCCCTGTTCCCATGGCGGCCCATTGGATACCGTTCCATACAGCGATGTTGTTGGCCGCTATCCCCCCGATCTGGGAAAAATCGCCCCCAACGTATAGGTTCCCGTTGGTTGCTATTGCAATGGACATCACCTTGCCATTGGGTCCGTCGCCTATAGTGCTCCATCCAGTACTGGGATCGTACAGCGCCAAGTTGTTGGCGGCTTTGCCTCCTGCCATGGAGAACTGTCCTCCTATATAGACCTTGCCGTCTGCATCCGAGGCTATGGCCTCCACTTCGCCGTTGGTGCCGGCTCCTAAGGTAGTCCAATGGCCCACACCGTTTACGGCGACTGTCTGTGGCTCCCCCTTACTTCCTGAAATCTTGTATATTTTAGCCTGGGTCCCATAATCGCTAAAATAGAGCCTACCTGCACTGTCCATTCCAAAGGAGGATATGTACTGTCCATCGGTCCTGAATAGCAGTTCTGAGTTAGCTGTCCCGTTGGTGGCATCGTAATCCAGTGCCCAAACCCTTCCGGAACTATAGTCGCCATAGATGTATTTGTCTTTAATCTTGGGGTCATTGTCCGGACCCCTGTACAGGTATCCCCCGGTTACGGAGATATCTCCATTACTTCGGCCATATTCAAAAATGGGCTTGATGTCTGGGGTGGTGGTCAAGACGGTGGAGGCGTCCTCTACGGTATTCCCCTCAAACCTGTTCCATCCGTAGTTGCCACCTCTTTGGATAATGTTGATTTCTTCCCTGTCGCCCTGTCCCACATCTGCTCCCCATAGTAGTCCGGTTGGACCGTCAAAGGAGAACTTCCAGGTGTTTCTCAATCCCCAGGCATATAGTTCGTCCAGTCCGCTTAAACCTACCCTAGGATTGTCTGAGGGGATCTCGTAATTTCCGTTGGGTAGATCGGGATTGCTCTCAAGGGGATTGTTGCCATCTAGGTCCACGTCTACCCTTAAAATACTTCCAAAGACATTGTCCAGGTTCTGTGCATTCTTATTTGGATCACTACCCCCGCCACCGTCTCCAATGGAGATGTAGAGGTACCCGTCTGGTCCAAAGGCAATCTTCCCTCCGTTGTGGTTAGAATTGCCCTGGTTCTTGTCGAAACTAAAGATCTCTAGGCCACTGTCCGGATCCGCTCTATTTGGGTCATCGGCGCTCACAGTGTACCTTGCTAGTACTATTTCCACATAGACGCCCGAGAGTGAACTCTGGCGTGTATGGTAAACATAGAAATATCTATTATTGCGGTAATTGGGGTGGAAGGCCAGTCCTAAGAGGCCTATTTCTTGTCCCGAGGAAAAGCTTACCGTTGTGGTGAGGTCCAAAAAGGTCTCGGCTATCTGGGTGTTTTCGTCATTCTGGAAGACCTTTATCCTACCAGGCTGTTCCAGCACGAACAATCTGTCTGAACCATCATTAGCCGGTTGTATCTCGGTCGGATATTCAAAACTGAGATTGGGAAAGGCATCTTGGTAACTTATTTGGGCACTACATAGCGCCGATATTATGAAAAGGACAATGAAGGAGGCGAAAGGTTGGCTTCGAAGTTTCATAGTAATTTCCTAAATCATGATTATTATTTAAGTTTAGGGGAGTATTATATCGGGATGGATGTATTACATAAAGATAGGGGTAATTTTGTTGATTTTTAACACTTTAGGTAAAATAATTAACTTAATTGCGCTATCTCATTCGGTATTGAGGGAAAATTAACGGAATTAATTAAGAAGTTCTTTATAATACTGAAATATTGATAGAGATAGAACCTAGATTATAACGAGAGATGGGTGCACTTATTTAACTTTTTTGACGATTCTATTATAAAGGTATTCCCAGATGGTAGGATGATAAAAAAGAGTACCTATTTCTACATCATCGGTCTTGTAATTGTTTATTTTATGGTCTCTTAGGTCTTCTATCGCGCTTTTCAGTAAAGGGAGACCGATTAAAAGTTGAAGGAAGGGATAGGTATAATAATTATCCCTTTTTGAAATTTGAATTATTCCTTGATACACTATTTTTCCAGTATCTATACCATCGTCTACCACATGGATGGTGACACCACAATTTTTGGTATCCTTGCGTACAAGCGCCCAATAACCGCCGTGCCATCCTCTGTAATAAGGCGTAATTCCTGCGTGGATATTGATGAATTTCCCAGAGATAGAAGATAGTGTTGTTTTATTTAATATCCGTGTATTTACGATTACGACTAGCATTGGATCTAATTCTTGGAGGAGATCAATGCATTTTTTTGAGTTTACCGACGGAACTTTTGAGATGATAACATTATTGGGAAGAATGGAATTTAACCGACCTATCTCCTTAATTTTTTGGATTCTTTCAGTCGAAGTTACTTTAAGAATTGGAACAATGACCAGACGATGGAGGATTTGTCCAAATACCTTAATAACTCCCAGCTTTTTGATTCTTCGTTTTAGAAAGATTTGAGTTTCAATGGGATCTTCAATAATTAAGTGACCTATAGCTATGTTATTTTCATTTAAATAGTTGTATACCATTACTGGATATTCCCCCTCACCGGTGATCATGACAATTTTTTTTGGAGATTTGTTTATATCCATGTATTATTTTTTAGACAGTAATATTTTCCACATCCGTTAATGGGCAACTGAAATGGTGAGCATCATTTTTTTGTCACGGCCTTCAAAGGTAAATTTATGGTCCTCATTACTGTTTTTTTTAATCTTTAATAGTTTATAAGATTCATTGTTTAAATATAAATATTCGAAAATTGCGGACATTAAATCGACCCATTCTTCACTATCTCTATTTATTTCTTCATAATTAGTCAGAAGTGCTTCATCTTCTATGGGAGTAAAAAGGTATTCTATTTTCTCGTCATTCTTGGGTTTCCTATTTTTTAATTTATAGGTTAGGCTATGGAACTTGGTATTTATATCCTTCTCTCTTAGCAACTGCTTAAAGTTGAAATAAATAGCAATCCCCTTGGCTAAGAAAGTTGATACAGGTGAGGACTTGTCGTAATAAAGGTGATATTCAAAATTGTAAATTCGTGTAGACCAGCGTTTTTTATAGTCGAAATATCCCTTTGAAAAATCGAAATATTGGTATCTTTGGTCAATACTCCATTCAATAAGTTTCATAATTGTAACCGATCCTAAATGAAACTTTTCATAACTAATATCAAAAACGGTTATTGCGTCGAAAACACTATGGTCAGAAAAATAGTTAAGGGTTACGCCGATGGGAGTATGGTCATTGTAAATAACGAATAAGGAAGCTTTTTTTTCTAAAATCATAGGGAAGGCCACTTCATGATAAAAGTTCCATTCTTTAGGGTCTAGATTGTTATTTGTGATGCCCTTATCATCAAATCTCTTCCTTAACAGTTGTTTAAAATGATTGAAGGTGGAATCGTAAACTTCTCGGTCCATTTCCCCATAATACATTTGGTATGAAATGTCGAAACAATTTTCCAATCGTTTTTTGTATTTATTTAGTTTGTATCTAGAGCTTTTGCTAAAAGTGGAAGAGAAGTATTGGTTAAAATCCGTATAACTATTTAGATCTACTAAAAAACCGGGGTACTGTTTAGTTTTGATAAGTCCTAATTGATCACTGGAATTTTCCAACTTTATATCAAAATAAGAGGGCACATCGTATATTATAAAAACGTTTTTCCTAAACTCCTTAGTCTGGATCGGCAACAACGTATAGGAAATACCTTTGGTTAAATTCTTGCCGAGGTTATAATAGATAGGAAGGCGACCAGGTTTATAAAAAGACAGATCACCGATAAAGTTGAAAGAGTAAAAAGCCTTTACCTTACCAAAATGCTTCAACCAAATCCGTGTAAAAGTATTGGATGTAAACGGATTGTTTTTCATTTGTTTATTTTCATTAATCCTTGTTTTTCCATCGATATGCGGGAAAATAACTATTTAAATTGTCTAGATTATTGTTCCCCTCCCTTTGTTGGTTTATAGCATATAATTGATCATACGCAGCCTGATTTATTATATATTTCCATAATTCAAATTCCTTTAAATCTTTGGAAAATCCAGATTTAAACCTAAATAAAGAATCTTCAACGCCGCCCAGGCCTCCACCTAAATTATAATATTGATAATTTTCCTTGGTTCCCTTAATTCTCATCTCATCTATTAACATTTTAACTGGGTTTAAGTATAGGAATTCCTCACTTGAGCCTGAGAGATGGTATTGAATAATAGTATTCTTTTTCACGAACATGGCACCAGCAATTATTTTTTTAGACGCATTCTGTATAGCTATTAAAACCTCCGTTTTAAAATCTTGGGAATTAAAAAGACTAAAAAAATAATCTTTGCTAAAAAAATAACTTTTGCTCGCATTAACACGCTTCATATTTTCATAATATAGCTCAATAAATGCCTCCAATTCACTGGTTTTGGTACAAACTTTAACGGTATACTCCTTTCTAGATTTATTGATATAGGATTTAAGTCTTCTGTTATAGTTCCTCTTTTGGGTTTCTAAATCCTGCTTTAGGTCAATGTAGACTACATTTCCACTAAAAGAAACTTCACCTAATCTATTTAAAACAATTTTTTGATTTGGAATAAAAGGATTTAATCTTGAGAAGACTGAAATGATGTTTAACTCTAGAAATAACTCCTGTAGGGCTTTTGTATATTGACTATTATTAAAACTGGGATATATATTTTTGGTTACCGGACCAGAATATCCATATACAGAGGTGGCATCTTGGTATTTGGTGCCTTTTATTTTACGAAGCAATAGTGGAAGTGCTATTACCTTATCATTTTCGCTGTATTTTATAAGGATAGGCTGGTCACTTTCATTTCTTGCAATACAATGGTATTCATAAGTATGGTAAAAATCGGAATAATCACAGGACTCAATTACATTGTCCCATTCCCGCTTTTTATCCAGTATTACAATATTTGTCATAAGCAATTAACTAAAAGTAGTATAATAAATGGGTGATAAGGATATTTCATATTATCGTAAATAGTGAAATAGAATTTCAACCTTCAGCTTTTTTTAAAAAGCTGATCAAAAGAAATTTTTAAGTTTTTTAAATGGAATGTACTAGGGTTATCCACAGATTATTAAAAGAGAATAAACTCTATTTCTTAATTTTCTTTCCGGTAGCGCTTATGGAAATACTATTTTCGAAAACCATTTGTTGTGGTATTTTATAAAGTGAGAGTTTTTCAACACATTTAGAAAGAATTACTTCCTTCATATGTATTTGATTTTTAGGGTTGTTCAAGACTATAGTAGCTAAAATTGATTCCCCTAATATGTCATCTTCCACTCCTGTAATAGTACAATCTACAACCTCGGGTACAGATAAGATAACTTCTTCTATTTCTTTTGGACTTACCCGTTTTCCCCCCACCTTTATAATTTCTTTTTTTCGGGCCTTTAAATATAGAAAATTTTCCTTGTCCGCAACAGCAATGTCACCTGTATATAACCAGCCATTCTTGATGGTTTTTTCTGTTTCCACAGGTTCTTTAAAATATCCCAGCATTATATTCTCTCCCTTTGCTACAAGTTCGCCTTCTTCTCCAACCTTTACTTCATCTCCCTGATTATCTACAATTTTCAAGGATACACCAGGTATCCCCTTTCCTATTGAGCCTACCTTTTTTGACACCATATTGGGAGGTAGATAAGATAAACGGGCAGTGGCTTCTGTTTGCCCATACATAATAAAAAAATCTATCTCGGGAAAGGCCTGTGTAAATTCATCTACAAAAACATTGTGTAGCTTACCACCCGCCTGGGTAACATATCTTAGGTCCGGAAAATGGGTGGTTTTAAAATTTTGAGATTTTTTAAGCAAAATTTGATAATGGCTAGGAACACCTGCAAATCCTGTGCATTTATATTTTTTTAAATCATTAATTACAGATCCTAGAAAAATAAAGCTATTATTTAGCACCATGGATCCACCTACTCTTAAATGGGTGTGCAATAAAGAAAGCCCATAGCAGTAAAAAAATGGCAATACCACAGCTATTATGTCGTAACCGGTCAAGTTTAAATATTCGATTATGGACCCGGTATTGGCAATAATGTTATGATGACTTATCATCACCCCTTTGGGGGAACCGGTAGAGCCGGAAGTAAATATAATTTCTGCCAATTTGTTTCCGGAACAGTCTGTAGGGAGCTTCTCTATTTTCTGATGTTCTAAGATTTCTTGAAGAATTACTTCGTCTAAATGCAGTATCCCGTTCCCAATTAGTTGCTTGGACTGTTGGTTTTTAGACATAAAAACAGTTTGGCAAGCTGTAGTTTCAAGTATAAAATCTAAATTCTCCTGTTCAATAGTAAAATTTAATGGTACACAAACATTCCCAGATTTAAGTATGCCCAAATACACAGTAATGAAAAAGACAGAATTGGGACTTACTAATGCAATGTTTTGATCTTCGCCCACATGAACCTTTAAATAAGAAGCAACTTTTAAACTATTTTCATGTAGTTTTTTAAATGAAATTGTTTCTTTGGGTCCTAATACAAAATCTTTTTCAAGACTTTGTGTTGTGTCGAATAAATAATCAAAAACATTCATTTTTTTTAAATTATCGATTAGAATATGGGTCTCATTCTCAAATATTCAGTAGTTTTTTTCTTTCTTTCAAAACTCTTATAAATGTTTTCAATTTCTTGGGTTGTTTTACCCATTACTTTCCCAACCTCTTCGGCCTCATAATTATTCTCCCAACCGTACCAAGTTAAATCCATTTCCTTAAAGGGCATCTGATAGAAAAAGTCTTCTTGAGTTTGTTCTGCGGTATAGGTGTCGGTTGTTGGGGTCCGGTCAATTATTTCTTGAGGGACTCCCAGATGTGCTGCTAATTGGTAAACCTGTGTTTTATACAAATGTCCAATAGGCATTACATCTGCGGCGCCATCACCGTGCTTCACAAAAAAGCCTTGCTCCACCTCATGCTTATTAGGGGTTCCAATAACCGCATAATGTAGTCTTTCGGCATGGTAGTACAACATGGACATTCTACTGCGTTGTTTAAAATTGGTAGAGGCCACTATTTGTAGGTATTCTTTGGCAGGCAGTAATTTACTATAAACCTTTCCGTTAGGTTTTATAACGGTAATGGAGAAAATTGCAGGTATGTTTTTATTGATGTTTTGTTTAATCTCAATTTTTGCTTTATCCACTTTAGGATCAAAACCTGTAATTACCCTTCCAATGGCTTCATCTCTTCTATTATAGCATCCAAATCCATCTAAAGCTTGAGTGATGTTTTCTTCCAATGTATTAACATCAAATTTATTTGCAAGTTTTAAAGCTAGATTTTTACTGTCGTCACTGGAGTCTTGTTCTGGTAACATAATTGCTGTCACTTTTTCGGGACCAAAGGCCTTGGCGGACAGGGCCATACATACGGAAGAATCAATACCACCGCTTATACCTATAACAGCACCTCTGCGTTGCAATTTTTGATAGACATCATTTTTTAATTTGGTGATGATGTTATTGCAAACTTCATCTATGTTTTCAAGAAATAGGATATCTTTTGAAAATGGTTTCATAGGATTGTATTTGTTTAGAATTAATAATCAATTATGGTTTTATCAAGTTGAATAAGTTCATCTTCTTTAAGATCTGGAAACGATCTATTGATAAACAAATCATTTAAAATTTGAGTAGACAATATGGCTGTTAAGGCCATGTTATCTATTTCGGAAACTTGATTTTCACCTCTCATTTTGTCAAGTAACCTTTTGACATGATCTGGATTAAAAATACCAGATTGTACAATTGCTTCTTCTGAAAGCATATTCTTAAGGTATATAGGTAAACTATCGGATATAAAGGTGCTTCGAATAGGGGCTCTATAGGCCTGCTTCGGTCTATTTAAAATTACATCAGGCAATCTTCCTTTCATTAATTTTTTCAACAAATACTTCTCTTTCAGTCCGTTAAGCTTTAAATCTGGGTGTAGGCTCATACAAAATTCTATAACCCTGTGATCTAGAAAGGGATATCTTCCCTCTATGGAATGTGCCATACCCATCCTATCGCCTTGTGAGGATAAAAGATAACCAGACATAAATAGGTTTAATTCTATCCACTGTGCCTTGGTCAAAGAATCTAAGCCATTGAGTTTTTTTGCAAATTTTTGTTCAATACATGTAATGGGGTCGTAGTCACCAATGGCATCTCGGTATTCTTTAGTTAAATAATTATTTATTCGGGAGGTATTGTTCCACCTCAAGAGATGAGAATAGACTGGGGAATCGGTTTCTTTAAGTTTATAGCCAAAAAACATTTTCAGAACATTATTATTGGCATTGGTCATTTGAGGTAAATAGGGGTATAATTTTTTTAACAGAAGGGGTCTAAATTTGGATGTTGGATCCTTCGCCCAAAATCGCCTAATTTTGGTTTCCTTGAAAATATTGTAACCTCCCAAAAGTTCATCTGCTCCCTCCCCGGTAATCACAACTTTTATGTTTTGGTCTTTAACACTCTTGGCCAACAAGCCCATTGGAGTAGGGGCAGTGCGCAACAAGGGAGCCTCTGCATGCCAGACTACCGATTTAAAGTTCTCTGCAATTTCATTTGGCCCGCAGATAACACTAGAATGTTCTGTTTTAAAATAATCGGATGCTATGTTTTGGTAGTGAGATTCGTCATAATCTTTTTCTGTAAACCCAATAGAAAATGTCCTAAGATTGTCTGGGGATATACTTTTAATAAACGATGTGGTTACACTAGAATCTATACCACCACTAAGATATGCTGCAACCTGTACGTCTGCCCGAAGCCTTAGCTTGACGGAATCGGAGAAAATGGTTTCAAAATCCTTTGCAGCCTCTTCTACGTTGGTGTACTTATACTCATTGGGTTTGTATAAAGGCAATTCCCAATAGGTAACACTGTTTTTAGAATGTTTGTTGATCGTTA
Encoded here:
- a CDS encoding GNAT family N-acetyltransferase, which encodes MKNNPFTSNTFTRIWLKHFGKVKAFYSFNFIGDLSFYKPGRLPIYYNLGKNLTKGISYTLLPIQTKEFRKNVFIIYDVPSYFDIKLENSSDQLGLIKTKQYPGFLVDLNSYTDFNQYFSSTFSKSSRYKLNKYKKRLENCFDISYQMYYGEMDREVYDSTFNHFKQLLRKRFDDKGITNNNLDPKEWNFYHEVAFPMILEKKASLFVIYNDHTPIGVTLNYFSDHSVFDAITVFDISYEKFHLGSVTIMKLIEWSIDQRYQYFDFSKGYFDYKKRWSTRIYNFEYHLYYDKSSPVSTFLAKGIAIYFNFKQLLREKDINTKFHSLTYKLKNRKPKNDEKIEYLFTPIEDEALLTNYEEINRDSEEWVDLMSAIFEYLYLNNESYKLLKIKKNSNEDHKFTFEGRDKKMMLTISVAH
- a CDS encoding peptidoglycan bridge formation glycyltransferase FemA/FemB family protein, which codes for MTNIVILDKKREWDNVIESCDYSDFYHTYEYHCIARNESDQPILIKYSENDKVIALPLLLRKIKGTKYQDATSVYGYSGPVTKNIYPSFNNSQYTKALQELFLELNIISVFSRLNPFIPNQKIVLNRLGEVSFSGNVVYIDLKQDLETQKRNYNRRLKSYINKSRKEYTVKVCTKTSELEAFIELYYENMKRVNASKSYFFSKDYFFSLFNSQDFKTEVLIAIQNASKKIIAGAMFVKKNTIIQYHLSGSSEEFLYLNPVKMLIDEMRIKGTKENYQYYNLGGGLGGVEDSLFRFKSGFSKDLKEFELWKYIINQAAYDQLYAINQQREGNNNLDNLNSYFPAYRWKNKD
- the asnB gene encoding asparagine synthase (glutamine-hydrolyzing), with product MCGIAGFNNFSTDRLQQTTVLRRMLTRIKHRGPDQSGIYLSDNLGLGSVRLSIVDLSCGTMPISNGDDSLWIVFNGEVYNHIELREELEAKNHLFKTHSDTEVIVHLYEEYGPEFVHKLNGQFAIAIWDKNKQELFLARDRVGIRPLYYTEIGETFIFASEIKSLLEFPNFKPKISPKAISEYFTFWTSLSPGTAFEGVYEVPPGTYITINKHSKNSVTYWELPLYKPNEYKYTNVEEAAKDFETIFSDSVKLRLRADVQVAAYLSGGIDSSVTTSFIKSISPDNLRTFSIGFTEKDYDESHYQNIASDYFKTEHSSVICGPNEIAENFKSVVWHAEAPLLRTAPTPMGLLAKSVKDQNIKVVITGEGADELLGGYNIFKETKIRRFWAKDPTSKFRPLLLKKLYPYLPQMTNANNNVLKMFFGYKLKETDSPVYSHLLRWNNTSRINNYLTKEYRDAIGDYDPITCIEQKFAKKLNGLDSLTKAQWIELNLFMSGYLLSSQGDRMGMAHSIEGRYPFLDHRVIEFCMSLHPDLKLNGLKEKYLLKKLMKGRLPDVILNRPKQAYRAPIRSTFISDSLPIYLKNMLSEEAIVQSGIFNPDHVKRLLDKMRGENQVSEIDNMALTAILSTQILNDLFINRSFPDLKEDELIQLDKTIIDY
- a CDS encoding class I adenylate-forming enzyme family protein gives rise to the protein MNVFDYLFDTTQSLEKDFVLGPKETISFKKLHENSLKVASYLKVHVGEDQNIALVSPNSVFFITVYLGILKSGNVCVPLNFTIEQENLDFILETTACQTVFMSKNQQSKQLIGNGILHLDEVILQEILEHQKIEKLPTDCSGNKLAEIIFTSGSTGSPKGVMISHHNIIANTGSIIEYLNLTGYDIIAVVLPFFYCYGLSLLHTHLRVGGSMVLNNSFIFLGSVINDLKKYKCTGFAGVPSHYQILLKKSQNFKTTHFPDLRYVTQAGGKLHNVFVDEFTQAFPEIDFFIMYGQTEATARLSYLPPNMVSKKVGSIGKGIPGVSLKIVDNQGDEVKVGEEGELVAKGENIMLGYFKEPVETEKTIKNGWLYTGDIAVADKENFLYLKARKKEIIKVGGKRVSPKEIEEVILSVPEVVDCTITGVEDDILGESILATIVLNNPKNQIHMKEVILSKCVEKLSLYKIPQQMVFENSISISATGKKIKK
- the nadE gene encoding NAD(+) synthase produces the protein MKPFSKDILFLENIDEVCNNIITKLKNDVYQKLQRRGAVIGISGGIDSSVCMALSAKAFGPEKVTAIMLPEQDSSDDSKNLALKLANKFDVNTLEENITQALDGFGCYNRRDEAIGRVITGFDPKVDKAKIEIKQNINKNIPAIFSITVIKPNGKVYSKLLPAKEYLQIVASTNFKQRSRMSMLYYHAERLHYAVIGTPNKHEVEQGFFVKHGDGAADVMPIGHLYKTQVYQLAAHLGVPQEIIDRTPTTDTYTAEQTQEDFFYQMPFKEMDLTWYGWENNYEAEEVGKVMGKTTQEIENIYKSFERKKKTTEYLRMRPIF
- a CDS encoding PQQ-dependent sugar dehydrogenase, which translates into the protein MKLRSQPFASFIVLFIISALCSAQISYQDAFPNLSFEYPTEIQPANDGSDRLFVLEQPGRIKVFQNDENTQIAETFLDLTTTVSFSSGQEIGLLGLAFHPNYRNNRYFYVYHTRQSSLSGVYVEIVLARYTVSADDPNRADPDSGLEIFSFDKNQGNSNHNGGKIAFGPDGYLYISIGDGGGGSDPNKNAQNLDNVFGSILRVDVDLDGNNPLESNPDLPNGNYEIPSDNPRVGLSGLDELYAWGLRNTWKFSFDGPTGLLWGADVGQGDREEINIIQRGGNYGWNRFEGNTVEDASTVLTTTPDIKPIFEYGRSNGDISVTGGYLYRGPDNDPKIKDKYIYGDYSSGRVWALDYDATNGTANSELLFRTDGQYISSFGMDSAGRLYFSDYGTQAKIYKISGSKGEPQTVAVNGVGHWTTLGAGTNGEVEAIASDADGKVYIGGQFSMAGGKAANNLALYDPSTGWSTIGDGPNGKVMSIAIATNGNLYVGGDFSQIGGIAANNIAVWNGIQWAAMGTGTNGPVAAINLTADGKTYIGGTFETADNSTVNNIAVWTSGAWVPLQDTTTGIAGTNNEIRAISIDQNGDVYIGGNFDAAGGNNAPRIAVWNGTHWSSLGAGTSGFVQAINITPTHIYAGGNFAIAGGATVNRIARWNRNSLQWEAMGTGLSGNVNAMQHDDTYLYAAGNFQTASDNGNIDKIMNGMARWSVGQGWEAMGEGTAVGVDNQVNALAFNTEKSQLYTAGNFNSAGSIDTKNLALWGVEINCIINSFEPVYTVDGILQTGEQEITVQEGAELILSVSPNITFSIQLVDNTVVSGNHTISNIAISQAGIYTFTSEEGCIKTLQINVAPLIEDTDNDGVPDDIDECPNTPPATVVDDKGCTISTIPTIPMDNYIISATGLSCISSDNGSISILSKDSEIATTVNLIGNDINNNYNFKENLEIDNLKAGGYKVCLSAEAYPDFQLCSQITITKPENLLVTSTLDKRNNVLTLKMSGGQQYNIIHNGQKVITEENLYQLRMTGSLNVVQVSTDNYCQGTFEKTFSANSSYVYPNPFRDDITINSIDDTSNVVKTSIYSSMGVLILSDTSHYLNEKVHIQTSYLPSGVYYLFVDNGKTIVSHKIIKQ
- a CDS encoding formyl transferase — translated: MDINKSPKKIVMITGEGEYPVMVYNYLNENNIAIGHLIIEDPIETQIFLKRRIKKLGVIKVFGQILHRLVIVPILKVTSTERIQKIKEIGRLNSILPNNVIISKVPSVNSKKCIDLLQELDPMLVVIVNTRILNKTTLSSISGKFINIHAGITPYYRGWHGGYWALVRKDTKNCGVTIHVVDDGIDTGKIVYQGIIQISKRDNYYTYPFLQLLIGLPLLKSAIEDLRDHKINNYKTDDVEIGTLFYHPTIWEYLYNRIVKKVK